A single Alcanivorax borkumensis SK2 DNA region contains:
- a CDS encoding inorganic phosphate transporter: protein MEWMLEHSYFMLLLAGAFGFLMAWGVGANDVANAMGTSVGAKALTVKQAVIIAIIFEFAGAYLAGGEVTATIRKGIIDADAFSHAPQYLVYGMMSALLAAGIWLMVASWFGWPVSTTHSIVGAIVGFAAVGLGMDAVHWGKVGSIVASWVTSPLLAGIISFALIRSVQRLVLNHDDPFERAKKVVPFYMFLVGFVISMVTMVKGLKHVGLELSFFHSFLWALLGGAVVMALGSFFLSRVEPDPEADKDFRFSSVERVFAVLMIFTACAMAFAHGSNDVANAVGPLAAINSVLASGGEIGAKAEMPSWILLVGAMGIVFGLAIFGARVMATVGKKITELTPSRGFAAELGAATTVVLASSTGLPISTTHTLVGAVLGVGMARGIGSLNLRVISTIFTSWVVTLPAGALLSILFFYFFKGLFGA, encoded by the coding sequence ATGGAGTGGATGCTAGAGCATAGCTATTTCATGCTGCTGCTGGCGGGCGCCTTCGGGTTCCTAATGGCCTGGGGCGTTGGCGCCAACGATGTGGCCAACGCCATGGGGACCTCGGTGGGAGCCAAGGCCCTCACCGTGAAGCAGGCGGTTATCATCGCCATTATCTTTGAATTTGCCGGGGCCTACCTGGCCGGCGGCGAAGTCACCGCCACCATCCGCAAGGGCATCATCGATGCGGATGCCTTCTCCCACGCCCCGCAATACTTGGTCTACGGCATGATGTCCGCATTGCTGGCCGCCGGTATCTGGTTGATGGTGGCGTCCTGGTTCGGTTGGCCGGTCTCCACCACCCATTCCATCGTCGGTGCCATCGTCGGCTTTGCCGCCGTAGGCTTGGGCATGGACGCGGTGCACTGGGGCAAGGTGGGCTCCATCGTCGCTAGCTGGGTCACCTCGCCCCTGCTGGCCGGGATCATTTCCTTTGCCCTAATCCGTAGCGTGCAACGGTTGGTACTGAACCACGACGACCCCTTCGAACGCGCCAAGAAAGTCGTCCCTTTCTACATGTTCTTGGTGGGCTTTGTTATTTCCATGGTCACCATGGTCAAAGGGTTGAAACACGTCGGTCTGGAACTGAGTTTCTTCCACAGTTTCCTGTGGGCCCTGCTGGGTGGCGCGGTTGTTATGGCACTGGGAAGCTTCTTCCTGAGTCGGGTTGAACCAGACCCAGAAGCCGATAAAGACTTCCGGTTCAGCTCTGTGGAGCGCGTGTTTGCGGTACTCATGATCTTCACCGCCTGCGCCATGGCGTTTGCCCACGGCTCCAACGATGTAGCCAACGCCGTCGGCCCGCTGGCCGCCATCAACAGCGTACTGGCGTCCGGCGGCGAAATCGGCGCCAAAGCAGAAATGCCCAGCTGGATTCTTTTGGTCGGGGCCATGGGTATCGTCTTTGGGCTAGCGATTTTCGGCGCCCGAGTGATGGCCACTGTAGGCAAAAAGATTACCGAGCTCACCCCATCCCGTGGCTTCGCCGCCGAGCTGGGCGCCGCCACCACCGTGGTGCTGGCCTCCAGCACCGGCCTGCCCATTTCCACCACTCACACCCTGGTGGGCGCGGTCTTGGGCGTCGGCATGGCCCGCGGCATTGGCTCTCTGAACCTGCGTGTAATCAGCACCATCTTCACCTCTTGGGTCGTCACCCTGCCCGCCGGTGCGCTGCTCTCCATCCTGTTCTTCTATTTCTTCAAAGGGCTGTTTGGGGCATAG
- the argA gene encoding amino-acid N-acetyltransferase: protein MSTSAAPNTDSQVHWFRNSSPYINAHRGRTFVVMLSGELLDGPRLPTLIHDLALLNSLGIKLVLVHGARPQISARLAESDIESTFEQHMRITDSAALDSVVAAVGALRLKLEGLFSMGLANSPMHNASIRLISGNFVVAKPVGVRGGFDYQHTGEVRRIDVDAIRQQLGNGNVVLLSPVGGSPTGELFNVNAEEVASTAAIALGADKLIIMGEHLRLADPQGHLVRELSPQQAGKLLAGDQYENNGVDRQLTAACHAASNGVARAHLLDAQVDGALIKELFTRDGCGTLVTRETYETLRGARIEDVGGILELIEPLEEDGTLVRRSRELLENEIQRFAIIERDGMVIACAALYPFPEEKTGELACVAVHSSYRKGERGAQVLGYLERRAREQGLHSLFVLTTLTAHWFQQQGFEAAGVEALPGARQSLYNWQRNSKVFVKGL from the coding sequence GTGTCCACCAGCGCAGCCCCGAACACCGACAGCCAGGTTCACTGGTTCCGCAATTCGTCCCCGTATATCAATGCGCATCGGGGCCGAACCTTTGTGGTCATGTTGTCTGGGGAACTGCTGGACGGCCCGCGCCTGCCTACCCTGATTCACGATCTGGCCCTGCTGAATAGCCTGGGAATCAAACTGGTGCTGGTGCATGGCGCCAGGCCACAAATTTCTGCCCGGCTGGCAGAATCCGACATTGAATCCACCTTTGAGCAACACATGCGCATCACCGACAGTGCCGCGCTGGATAGCGTCGTGGCGGCGGTGGGCGCATTGCGCCTGAAACTGGAAGGCTTGTTCTCCATGGGGCTGGCTAACTCCCCCATGCATAACGCCAGCATCCGGTTAATTAGCGGCAACTTCGTAGTGGCCAAACCGGTAGGCGTGCGTGGTGGCTTCGACTACCAGCACACCGGTGAAGTGCGGCGCATCGACGTAGACGCCATTCGCCAGCAACTGGGCAACGGTAACGTGGTGCTGCTCTCGCCGGTGGGCGGCTCGCCCACCGGCGAACTGTTCAACGTGAACGCAGAAGAAGTGGCCTCCACTGCCGCCATCGCCCTGGGCGCCGACAAGCTCATCATCATGGGCGAACACCTGCGTCTCGCCGACCCGCAAGGCCACCTGGTGCGCGAACTCAGCCCCCAGCAAGCCGGCAAACTGCTGGCCGGCGACCAATACGAAAACAATGGTGTAGACCGGCAGCTCACCGCCGCCTGCCATGCCGCCAGTAACGGCGTGGCTCGGGCGCACCTGCTCGATGCCCAGGTAGATGGCGCACTAATCAAAGAACTGTTCACCCGCGACGGCTGCGGCACCCTGGTTACTAGGGAAACCTACGAAACCCTCCGTGGCGCGCGCATTGAAGACGTGGGCGGCATTCTCGAACTGATCGAACCACTGGAAGAAGACGGCACCCTGGTGCGCCGCTCACGGGAGCTACTGGAAAACGAAATTCAGCGCTTCGCCATCATCGAACGCGACGGCATGGTTATCGCCTGCGCGGCCCTCTATCCCTTCCCCGAAGAAAAGACCGGCGAACTGGCCTGTGTCGCCGTTCATTCCAGCTACCGCAAAGGTGAACGGGGCGCACAGGTTCTTGGCTATCTGGAACGGCGGGCACGGGAACAGGGGCTGCACAGCCTATTCGTGCTCACCACCCTCACCGCGCACTGGTTTCAGCAACAGGGGTTTGAGGCAGCGGGAGTAGAAGCCCTGCCGGGAGCCAGGCAATCGCTGTATAACTGGCAGCGGAATTCAAAGGTGTTTGTGAAGGGGCTTTGA
- a CDS encoding KAP family P-loop NTPase fold protein, whose amino-acid sequence MILKSRDIEIIEDDPYRNDALSRKESGEALTEFVLSANDSVVVCIDAPWGQGKTTFLRMWEQHLKNNEIPTIYFNAWESDFSDDALVCLIGEISASITELSKTGDESKAREYLGKTKDIGVALLKRSVPVAAKLATAGALDLDKVTEQALAGLAESIAKEQLEKYENSKKSIKSFREAISQLANSITDPDNPKPLVFIIDELDRCRPNFAIEILEKAKHFFSVENIVFVLGADKSQLGSSIKAIYGEGLNVDGYLRRFMDFDYVLPPPDKGLFVKALFKKYSFNEYFSKKNARGVQYEGEQSLAMFSELFELYGLTLREQEHCCSLLSLSIRTTPENYKLFPLFLCFLIVLKVKSPDLYKELIADEITVFELLERFKTKPGATDLLLNNYGTALEAYIVTCKSHSHSYDEISNKYQRVIDSGSSSEEEKRRAHRILEIIRDIDWNGGIGSLGYLLKKIEIASRFEA is encoded by the coding sequence GTGATACTAAAAAGTCGTGACATTGAAATTATTGAAGATGATCCATATCGAAATGACGCACTGAGTCGCAAGGAGAGTGGAGAGGCGCTAACAGAGTTCGTATTGTCTGCAAATGACTCGGTGGTAGTTTGTATTGATGCTCCATGGGGACAAGGAAAGACAACTTTCCTTAGAATGTGGGAGCAGCATTTAAAGAACAACGAAATACCAACGATCTATTTCAATGCTTGGGAAAGTGATTTTTCTGATGATGCTCTTGTATGTCTTATAGGGGAGATAAGTGCATCGATCACTGAACTATCAAAAACTGGTGACGAGTCAAAAGCCAGAGAATACCTTGGCAAAACTAAAGATATCGGTGTTGCACTTTTAAAGCGTTCAGTTCCCGTAGCGGCCAAGTTGGCAACGGCTGGCGCTCTGGATCTTGATAAGGTAACTGAACAGGCTCTTGCAGGTTTAGCCGAATCGATAGCGAAAGAACAGCTAGAAAAATACGAAAACTCTAAGAAGTCCATAAAGTCATTTCGGGAGGCCATATCCCAGTTAGCAAATAGTATAACTGACCCAGACAACCCTAAACCATTGGTGTTTATTATCGATGAACTTGATCGTTGCAGGCCAAACTTTGCAATTGAAATTTTGGAAAAAGCAAAACACTTCTTCAGCGTGGAGAACATCGTCTTTGTTCTCGGTGCGGACAAAAGTCAACTAGGTTCATCCATTAAAGCAATTTATGGTGAAGGACTGAATGTAGATGGCTACTTGCGAAGGTTTATGGACTTTGACTATGTTCTTCCTCCGCCTGACAAAGGGCTTTTTGTAAAAGCCTTGTTCAAGAAATATTCATTTAATGAGTATTTTTCAAAGAAGAATGCAAGAGGTGTTCAATACGAAGGAGAGCAGTCTTTAGCGATGTTCTCAGAGTTATTTGAGTTGTATGGTTTAACGCTACGTGAGCAGGAGCACTGCTGTTCGCTTCTTAGTCTTTCCATAAGAACAACACCTGAAAACTATAAATTGTTCCCACTTTTTCTTTGTTTTCTTATTGTATTGAAAGTCAAATCGCCCGATTTGTACAAGGAATTGATTGCTGATGAGATCACTGTTTTTGAACTGCTGGAACGGTTTAAGACAAAACCTGGTGCCACCGATTTGCTTTTGAATAATTATGGTACAGCGCTAGAGGCATACATTGTCACTTGTAAGTCACATAGTCATAGTTACGATGAAATATCGAATAAGTATCAAAGGGTAATAGATTCCGGTTCTTCAAGCGAAGAAGAGAAACGACGTGCTCACAGAATATTGGAAATCATCAGAGATATTGACTGGAACGGGGGCATTGGCTCTTTAGGTTATTTGCTAAAGAAAATTGAAATTGCTTCTCGATTTGAGGCGTGA
- the ilvD gene encoding dihydroxy-acid dehydratase, protein MPQYRSRTTTHGRNMAGARALWRATGMKDGDFGKPIIAIANSFTQFVPGHVHLKDMGQLVAGEVEKAGGIAKEFNTIAVDDGIAMGHDGMLYSLPSRDIIADSVEYMVNAHCADALVCISNCDKITPGMLMASMRLNIPVIFVSGGPMEAGKTKLAEGKLDLVDAMVMAADDSVDEETLNEVERSACPTCGSCSGMFTANSMNCLTEALGLSLPGNGSLLATHADRRELFLEAGRRIVDVTRRYYEQDEEALLPRNIASVKAFENAMSLDIAMGGSTNTVLHLLAAALEGEVDFTMEDIDRLSRKVPCLSKVAPATQKYHMEDVHRAGGVMGILGELDRAGLLNRDIPMVHSASVAEALEHYDIMRTQDEGVKKMFTAGPAGIPTQTAFSQETRWESLDDDRENGCIRNYENAYSKDGGLAVLYGNIAERGCIVKTAGVDDSILTFTGRARVFESQDSAVRAILGDQIVAGDVVVIRYEGPKGGPGMQEMLYPTSYLKSKGLGKECALLTDGRFSGGTSGLSIGHASPEAAEGGAIALVNEGDTINIDIPNRTIHLDISDEELAHRRTHMENRGKLAYKPKEIRPRRVSTALKAYAALTTSADRGAVRDLSQIGE, encoded by the coding sequence ATGCCGCAGTATCGCTCCCGCACCACCACCCATGGCCGCAATATGGCTGGCGCCCGTGCCCTGTGGCGCGCCACGGGCATGAAGGACGGGGACTTCGGTAAACCGATTATTGCCATCGCCAACTCCTTTACCCAGTTCGTACCGGGGCATGTGCACCTGAAGGACATGGGCCAGCTGGTGGCCGGTGAAGTCGAGAAGGCCGGCGGCATCGCCAAGGAATTCAATACCATTGCGGTGGATGACGGCATCGCCATGGGCCACGACGGCATGCTCTATTCTTTGCCCAGCCGCGACATCATTGCGGATTCCGTGGAGTACATGGTTAACGCCCACTGCGCCGACGCCCTTGTCTGCATCTCTAACTGCGACAAGATCACTCCTGGCATGCTGATGGCATCCATGCGCCTGAATATTCCGGTGATCTTCGTGTCCGGTGGCCCCATGGAAGCGGGCAAAACCAAGCTGGCCGAGGGCAAGCTGGACCTGGTAGACGCCATGGTGATGGCCGCCGATGACAGCGTGGACGAAGAAACCCTGAACGAAGTGGAGCGTTCCGCCTGCCCCACCTGCGGCTCGTGCTCCGGCATGTTCACCGCCAATTCCATGAACTGCCTAACCGAGGCACTGGGCCTGTCGTTGCCCGGTAACGGCTCACTGCTGGCTACCCACGCGGACCGCCGCGAACTGTTCCTGGAAGCGGGCCGGCGCATCGTGGACGTTACCCGACGCTACTACGAGCAGGACGAAGAGGCCTTGCTGCCGCGCAATATCGCTTCAGTGAAAGCGTTCGAAAACGCCATGAGCTTGGACATCGCCATGGGCGGCTCCACTAACACCGTGCTGCACTTGCTAGCCGCAGCACTGGAAGGCGAAGTGGACTTCACCATGGAAGACATCGACCGCCTAAGCCGTAAGGTGCCGTGCTTGTCGAAAGTGGCCCCCGCCACCCAGAAATACCATATGGAAGATGTGCACCGTGCCGGTGGTGTGATGGGCATTCTCGGCGAACTGGACCGGGCTGGCCTGCTCAACCGCGACATTCCCATGGTGCACTCGGCCTCTGTGGCCGAAGCCCTGGAGCATTACGACATCATGCGCACCCAGGATGAAGGCGTGAAAAAGATGTTCACCGCCGGCCCGGCAGGCATCCCCACCCAGACGGCCTTTAGCCAGGAAACGCGCTGGGAAAGCCTGGATGACGACCGCGAAAACGGCTGTATCCGCAATTACGAAAATGCCTACAGTAAGGACGGCGGCCTAGCCGTGTTGTACGGCAACATCGCCGAGCGCGGTTGCATCGTGAAAACCGCCGGGGTGGATGATTCCATTCTCACCTTCACCGGCCGCGCCCGAGTATTCGAATCCCAGGATTCAGCGGTTCGCGCCATCCTCGGTGATCAGATCGTTGCCGGCGATGTGGTGGTAATTCGCTACGAAGGCCCCAAAGGCGGCCCGGGCATGCAGGAAATGCTCTACCCCACCAGCTACTTGAAATCCAAAGGGCTGGGCAAGGAATGTGCGCTGCTCACCGATGGCCGTTTCTCCGGCGGCACCTCCGGCCTGTCCATTGGCCACGCGTCCCCGGAAGCCGCAGAGGGCGGCGCCATTGCCCTGGTGAATGAAGGCGACACTATCAATATCGATATTCCCAACCGCACCATCCATCTGGATATCAGCGATGAAGAGCTGGCGCACCGCCGCACTCACATGGAAAACCGAGGCAAGCTGGCCTACAAGCCCAAGGAAATTCGCCCACGCCGTGTTTCCACCGCCCTGAAAGCCTACGCCGCACTCACCACCAGTGCAGACCGCGGCGCAGTGCGTGACTTGAGCCAAATCGGCGAATAA
- a CDS encoding 2-hydroxychromene-2-carboxylate isomerase, protein MSIKHKLMPHFARLITSEGLQQWRRRLLEWRRKLKRQPHQATFYFRIDDPYSVLMAQVLPRFSQHFGITVTPRVMLYLDQQMYPAADMLAELAPRDAVQLAELHGLDFPKDWRLPAREVSLAATRCLLKHEGDERFWSLAAALADALWRNDHDTLEALLSEYGQQAADRAQLSLEARRDQFLNDGHYLTGTLHYAGEWYWSVERLDHLGHRLNALGLGSADWPLPYGRAKRARLKDTPESLKGAPLTLYFSFRSPYSYLALSRTYALADHYGLALKIRPVLPMVMRGLTVPKAKRFYILKDAAREARLHGVPFGKVCDPVGAGVERCMAIWPFAEKEGRLREWLRAAAVGIWSQGINAASDNGLKFLVENAGLDWNRARRWLDDDSWRDLAEDNRNAMMEAGSWGVPSFMTQDDMVWGQDRFAIIEHSLLASQADDRN, encoded by the coding sequence ATGAGCATCAAACACAAGCTGATGCCCCACTTTGCCCGCCTGATTACCAGCGAAGGGCTACAGCAATGGCGCCGTCGTCTGCTGGAGTGGCGCCGAAAACTGAAACGCCAACCGCACCAGGCCACCTTCTATTTCCGCATTGATGACCCCTATTCCGTGCTAATGGCCCAGGTACTTCCACGCTTTTCTCAGCACTTCGGCATTACCGTTACCCCTCGAGTAATGCTGTATTTAGACCAGCAGATGTACCCAGCCGCAGACATGCTCGCAGAGCTTGCCCCTCGCGATGCGGTTCAGCTGGCCGAGCTGCACGGCCTGGATTTCCCTAAAGACTGGCGATTGCCTGCCCGAGAAGTCAGCCTGGCAGCAACTCGCTGCCTACTCAAACATGAGGGCGACGAGCGTTTTTGGAGCCTGGCCGCCGCACTGGCCGATGCCCTGTGGCGTAACGACCACGACACACTGGAAGCCCTGCTCAGTGAATATGGCCAGCAAGCGGCCGATCGAGCACAGCTCTCTCTGGAAGCGCGCCGCGACCAGTTTCTTAACGACGGCCACTACCTCACCGGCACCCTACATTACGCCGGTGAATGGTATTGGAGCGTGGAACGGCTGGACCACCTTGGCCACCGCCTTAACGCGCTGGGACTGGGCAGTGCAGACTGGCCGCTGCCCTACGGCCGCGCCAAGCGGGCACGCTTGAAAGATACCCCGGAAAGCCTGAAAGGCGCCCCGCTAACGCTGTACTTTTCTTTCCGCAGCCCTTATTCCTATCTCGCCCTCTCGCGGACCTATGCACTGGCCGATCATTACGGGTTGGCGCTGAAAATTCGCCCGGTGTTGCCCATGGTGATGCGTGGGCTCACCGTCCCCAAAGCCAAGCGTTTCTATATTCTCAAAGATGCCGCCCGCGAAGCTCGCTTACACGGCGTGCCCTTTGGCAAGGTCTGCGACCCGGTGGGTGCTGGGGTGGAACGCTGCATGGCCATTTGGCCCTTCGCCGAGAAAGAAGGGCGCTTGCGCGAATGGCTGCGCGCCGCCGCCGTAGGCATCTGGAGCCAGGGCATTAATGCCGCCAGCGATAATGGGCTGAAATTTCTGGTGGAAAACGCAGGCCTAGACTGGAACCGTGCCCGCCGCTGGCTGGATGACGATAGCTGGCGCGACCTCGCCGAGGACAACCGCAACGCCATGATGGAAGCGGGTAGCTGGGGCGTGCCCAGCTTTATGACTCAAGATGACATGGTATGGGGGCAAGATCGTTTTGCGATCATTGAGCACAGCCTGCTAGCCTCACAGGCCGATGACAGAAACTGA
- a CDS encoding MAPEG family protein, giving the protein MTLAYWCVLAAIVLPYLSTSLAKFQGGFGPKQNHNPREFLETLQGSRKRAHWAQQNGFEVTPAFAAAVIIAHLAATSPQGTIDGIALAFVVSRILFTLCYVADWASARTLVWAFGMGCIVALFVGVGG; this is encoded by the coding sequence ATGACCCTTGCCTATTGGTGTGTGCTTGCCGCCATCGTTTTGCCTTACCTGTCCACTTCACTGGCCAAGTTTCAAGGTGGTTTCGGCCCCAAACAGAACCATAACCCCCGCGAATTTCTAGAAACATTACAGGGCAGCCGCAAGCGCGCGCACTGGGCCCAACAAAACGGCTTTGAAGTCACCCCGGCTTTTGCCGCTGCGGTAATCATTGCCCACCTGGCGGCCACATCACCGCAGGGCACCATTGATGGCATCGCGCTGGCCTTTGTCGTCAGCCGCATCCTGTTCACGCTTTGCTACGTGGCAGACTGGGCCAGTGCGCGCACCTTGGTTTGGGCCTTCGGCATGGGTTGTATCGTTGCGCTGTTTGTTGGCGTTGGCGGCTAA
- a CDS encoding 2Fe-2S iron-sulfur cluster-binding protein, with protein sequence MDNERCLQPALGVASRLSNSPISIPSPMTQTFTITVNGKGAFPCRADQSIVEAGQQAGFGFPVACRNGVCERCMGQLRHGQVQQKKRTIHAGEDDPSGVLYCVAQPLSDCEIDVPEVTAPGELPVHQIHCQIQQIDALNHDVSRVWLRLPAGKKIQWHAGQYLMLNLHGESYPFSIANHCHGRNIELHIRHGDDNSATQDIMASLQSEHTVSTTLPAGLRFIDSAPEHPVWFICGSTGFAPVKAMIERLIALNFSLPVRLFWGARTDADLYLPHLPAQWQEALADFDFVTSLSDIRHPDHAEGLVHEAALEALGEPDLPLFFLGGSPPMGWAVFDALVAEGVPAGNIHCDVFDYAPRD encoded by the coding sequence ATGGATAACGAACGCTGCCTCCAGCCTGCGCTGGGGGTAGCGTCAAGACTATCGAACTCTCCAATATCCATTCCCTCACCCATGACCCAGACCTTCACCATTACCGTCAACGGCAAGGGCGCCTTCCCCTGCCGCGCAGACCAGAGCATTGTCGAGGCCGGGCAGCAGGCGGGCTTCGGCTTTCCCGTCGCCTGCCGTAATGGCGTGTGCGAGCGCTGCATGGGCCAACTCCGCCATGGGCAAGTGCAGCAAAAAAAACGCACTATTCACGCAGGCGAAGACGACCCCTCCGGGGTGCTATACTGCGTTGCCCAGCCACTCAGCGATTGTGAGATTGATGTGCCCGAGGTAACTGCGCCCGGCGAATTGCCGGTCCACCAGATCCATTGCCAAATTCAGCAAATCGACGCCCTCAACCACGACGTGAGTCGTGTCTGGCTGCGCCTGCCAGCAGGCAAGAAAATCCAGTGGCATGCGGGCCAGTACCTAATGCTGAATCTGCACGGTGAGAGCTACCCCTTTTCTATTGCTAACCATTGCCATGGGCGCAATATCGAACTGCACATTCGCCACGGGGATGACAACAGCGCCACCCAAGACATCATGGCCAGCCTGCAATCCGAGCACACCGTCAGCACCACCCTGCCCGCCGGCCTGCGCTTTATCGACAGCGCCCCGGAACATCCGGTGTGGTTTATTTGCGGCTCCACCGGCTTTGCGCCAGTGAAAGCCATGATCGAGCGTCTGATCGCGCTGAATTTCTCTTTGCCGGTACGGCTGTTCTGGGGTGCCCGCACCGATGCAGACCTGTATCTGCCGCATTTGCCCGCCCAATGGCAGGAAGCCCTAGCCGATTTTGACTTCGTTACCTCCTTGTCCGACATACGCCACCCGGACCATGCCGAAGGGCTGGTGCACGAAGCCGCATTGGAAGCGCTCGGAGAACCCGACCTGCCGTTATTCTTTCTGGGTGGCTCGCCACCCATGGGCTGGGCCGTGTTCGACGCACTGGTCGCCGAAGGCGTTCCCGCCGGGAATATTCATTGCGACGTTTTTGATTACGCGCCACGAGACTAG
- a CDS encoding paraquat-inducible protein A: MADSPSSAHGDQALLLPCHECDLICEVTIRHDGQWRYCPRCQHPLMRPAQDDQLTPALAFTALLLLTLSLLFPYLGFEKSGIERAISITDAAQELAVYHHPALAVIVLATIVVIPALYLLSVCWIHMSLASPRPLPGSLFLARWLPRMQPWMMADVFAIAALVSLIKIIAMAHIQLLSAFWTFSGFALILLITVTRMNTIGLWQRLLGDLQQPPQARAGKTAQALGLIGCEWCGQLQPLGQSHHCHHCHSPLHERHPFSLQRVWALLITAILCCIPAHLFPIMITTSLGKTEPSTIIAGVMLFIRHGDWPIAVIIFTASVLVPFGKILALSWLCVASRQQQALDMNSQMKLYRLTEWIGRWSMIDVFVVAIIVALFQMGNILTVMPGMGGVAFSAVVIFTMLAAHQFDPRLIWDQQQQLPPTLEPEHQP, from the coding sequence ATGGCGGACTCCCCCTCCTCGGCTCATGGTGATCAGGCTTTATTGTTGCCCTGCCACGAATGCGATCTGATTTGCGAGGTGACGATTCGCCACGACGGCCAATGGCGATACTGCCCTCGCTGCCAGCACCCGCTGATGCGCCCGGCGCAAGATGATCAACTCACCCCCGCACTGGCATTCACGGCTTTATTGTTACTCACCCTGTCACTTCTTTTCCCCTACTTGGGCTTTGAAAAGAGCGGCATTGAAAGAGCTATTTCCATCACGGACGCAGCACAGGAGCTGGCCGTTTATCACCACCCTGCGCTTGCGGTCATTGTTCTGGCTACCATCGTAGTAATCCCGGCCTTGTACCTGCTCTCGGTCTGCTGGATTCATATGAGCCTGGCTAGCCCCAGGCCGCTGCCCGGCAGCCTGTTCCTGGCTCGTTGGCTGCCGCGCATGCAGCCCTGGATGATGGCCGATGTTTTTGCCATCGCCGCCTTGGTAAGCCTGATTAAAATCATCGCCATGGCCCATATCCAGTTACTCTCCGCCTTCTGGACCTTTTCCGGCTTCGCCCTGATCCTGCTGATTACCGTTACTCGCATGAATACCATCGGCTTATGGCAGCGGTTACTCGGCGACCTGCAACAACCGCCGCAGGCCCGCGCGGGTAAAACCGCCCAGGCTTTGGGGCTGATTGGCTGCGAATGGTGCGGACAGCTTCAGCCCCTAGGGCAATCCCATCATTGCCATCATTGCCACAGCCCTTTGCATGAACGGCATCCTTTTAGCCTGCAACGGGTTTGGGCCCTACTGATCACCGCTATCTTATGCTGTATTCCCGCGCACCTGTTTCCCATCATGATCACCACCAGCCTGGGAAAGACCGAGCCGTCCACCATCATCGCCGGGGTGATGCTGTTTATTCGGCATGGTGACTGGCCCATCGCAGTGATTATTTTCACTGCCAGCGTGCTAGTGCCCTTCGGCAAGATCCTCGCTCTGAGCTGGTTATGTGTTGCCTCCCGACAACAACAAGCATTGGATATGAACAGCCAGATGAAACTGTATCGCCTCACCGAGTGGATTGGGCGCTGGTCGATGATTGATGTCTTTGTGGTGGCCATCATTGTCGCCCTGTTTCAGATGGGCAATATTCTTACCGTGATGCCTGGCATGGGAGGGGTCGCCTTCTCCGCCGTGGTCATTTTCACCATGCTTGCCGCCCACCAGTTCGACCCTCGGCTGATCTGGGATCAGCAACAACAGCTGCCCCCCACTCTTGAACCGGAGCATCAACCTTGA